Sequence from the Cryptococcus neoformans var. neoformans JEC21 chromosome 1, complete sequence genome:
CTCACGTTCCGATGCTATCCAGTCAGTAGATCAGGTTCAATGTGTTTCATTTCTCGTGGATAGGATTTTTAAGGCTTGGGAGGCAGATTGATCAAAGGACCTGGTCGTCAAAGGTTATTACGCCTGtaaaaggaggaggctggGAAAGAAATGTAGTCCTTGGGTCTAATAAACGTCCTTCATATGCATGATTCTCAATTGTTGTAAAACAATGTAAATGAGAAGATTTAAAAATCATTGGTTAAATGCTTGCCAACTACCTCACAAATGATCTCATCAGCAACTAATACTTGCGTCcttgaaaaaaaaaaaaaaaaaacccgACTTACGCGTCGCTCAGCACTCCAAATGCGCCATTCGCCAGCATCCTCTGCTCCACTGTTGTGTTTTGCGTATTCAACTTTACGCGCCCCAAATGAGCATCGGCCACCACTATGATCTATAAATTAAACTTACCTTGTCGGGATGCAACCTCGCAATCACCTTCATATACTTGATCTTCACTTGCTTATCCGTAACCAGCTCATGCATCCCTACTTTCAGCCCGCCCTCTTTCACGATATCGTCCCAGAGCACTGTATCAAGACTAGCGATGAGCGCGCGCAAGTTGGTTTCCTTGCCGCTTTTCCAGTTTGCGATCTTTGCGTCGACGTTGTCCTTGTGAAAGAGtctggcttcttcctctgcctcgAGCGCCTGTGCGGCTTTGCGGAGGTCGGCGACGGCAGCCGAGCGGTTGACGTCTGCGGCGGGTGTAGACGGTGCGGGGCTGCTGACTACGGCAGGAGCGGCGGCAGCAACATTTCCACCACTCTGCATCATCTTTTTCGCCCGCCTCGCACCTTGCGCTGCCATATTCCTCGTACTGGCAGCCGCATTCGTGCCGCCCAAGAGCACAGGATCCAATCCCATCACCCGTTCCCAATCCTCCAACGCCGCTTTCCACTTTTCACCCATTTCCCACGCTTGCGCTCTCTTGACCAGTGCTTTTGAAAGACCGTCGCCGAGCTTGATGTCGGCGTACTCTGCAGGTAGGGGCGCTTCCTTGCCCGGGTGGTAGGAGATGCCGACGAGGTCGATGACGGCGGTGCAATCTGTCGCTGCGTTGACAGCGTCGCCCAGCTTGAGCCGGGTGGTCGCGCggttgttgaggagagggatgaggaagaggttgtcTTTTGGGAGAGCGGCGATCGCCGATGAATAGCACGACTCGGCTTCGGTAAAACGACCGAGTTTGAAATGGTCGTTTCCCTTTGTCTTGTGAGCGGCTGACGACTCGAGTTGTAAGGGGGTGGCAGAGATGAGGGGTCGACGAGGTAAAGGCGGCGCCGCGGGTTTGGGTGACGGTGCAGCTCGAGATGCGGGGCGAGATGTAGGGCGAGATGTAGGGCGATGTGCTGGGTGGTGGTCATTGCCAGACAAGAGATCGGCGATGCCCTCTTGTCGTGCAGGTCTCTGCTCTCGCCTGGGTGCAGGGATTGACGGTCCGATCTCTTGCTCATCGTCGCTATCCTTGAAGCCTCCCCTGACCTGGCGCgatctctcatccttcca
This genomic interval carries:
- a CDS encoding ER organization and biogenesis-related protein, putative, with amino-acid sequence MTMAQKQAAIAEERRRRDEAQRKQFEADGAFWENLGSRSSAATSASSRSNHGTFWDQYGDDGDLLSAGSNPVSQPRSHAHSPAPLPPAHTDPFDFDAFENTLNGSAKAALASEASNSGETSAIRTPVSNVDLWDGDGNDDDLLGELGRPAASKPAQTKSTLPRTPQEPPPASPPPHIVGQIVEMGFAPTQARQALAKTSTGTDVQEALELLLGSGQGQGHAPGNAGPSGSWDDHLPEADDDRIEYERRKRQEAEKERRRRRRAGPSRDSVKARTTEEQERDAAAAAANAQEQAERILAQASEIGQSMFNKATSFWNTSKERAIKVYEEQRKALEAAERGEDQKKKDTRPKWMQENEGWKDERSRQVRGGFKDSDDEQEIGPSIPAPRREQRPARQEGIADLLSGNDHHPAHRPTSRPTSRPASRAAPSPKPAAPPLPRRPLISATPLQLESSAAHKTKGNDHFKLGRFTEAESCYSSAIAALPKDNLFLIPLLNNRATTRLKLGDAVNAATDCTAVIDLVGISYHPGKEAPLPAEYADIKLGDGLSKALVKRAQAWEMGEKWKAALEDWERVMGLDPVLLGGTNAAASTRNMAAQGARRAKKMMQSGGNVAAAAPAVVSSPAPSTPAADVNRSAAVADLRKAAQALEAEEEARLFHKDNVDAKIANWKSGKETNLRALIASLDTVLWDDIVKEGGLKVGMHELVTDKQVKIKYMKVIARLHPDKLNTQNTTVEQRMLANGAFGVLSDAWQAFNQ